GAACGGCTGAACCAGGACGAGCGCTTCTGGGAAGACATGGTCCTGCGCTTCCGCGAATACCGCTCCCTGTGGCAACTGCAAGGCGTGTTGCCGATGCTGCGCCGCCTGCTGGCGGACTTTGCCCTGCCGGCGCGCCTGCTGCGCGAAACCGACGGCGAACGCAGCCTCACCAACCTGCTGCACCTGGCCGAATGGCTGCAGCGGGAGGCGGTGGAGCTGGATGGCGAGCACGCGTTGCTGCGTGTGCTCGCGGAACAACTGGAAAGCCCCACCAGCGAGGAAATCCTCCGTCTGGAAAGCGATGCCGACCTGATCAAGGTGGTGACCATCCACAAGTCCAAGGGCCTGGAGTACCCGCTGGTGTTGCTGCCCTTCATCTGCACCTGGCGCGAGCTCGACGGCAAGAGCACCACGCCGCCGAGCTTCCAGTCCGGCCAGACGCGGGTGGTCGAGCTGTCGCGCGACAAGGAGCAGGCCAAGGCCGCTTTCCAGCAGGCCAACGACGAGCGCCTGAGCGAAGACATGCGCCTGCTCTACGTGGCATTGACCCGGGCGCGCCATGCCGTGTGGCTGGGCGTGGCGCCGCTGGTGATGAGCAACAGCAAGAGCCCCGAACTGCACAAGGGCGCGATGGGCTACCTGCTGGGCGGTGGTGAGGCCTTGAGCGTGGCTGAGCTGGGCGAGCGCCTGGGCGAACTGCGCGACGGCGAGCCCGGCATCGTCCTCGAAGCCGCGCCCGAGGCTGACCCGCAGGTATACGTGGCCACGTGCTCCGGCGACCTTGGCGCCGCCCGCGAGCCGCGCCGCCGCGTGGCGGAGAAATGGTGGATCGCCAGCTACTCCGCGCTGGCCGCCCTGGCTGGCGACGACAATGTCGAATCCATCGCCCCCGCGCCGGCGGCGGACGAGCCGACCAGCGCCGGCGAAGACCTGCTGCGCGAAGGCGGCATGGAGGAAGCGCGCGAGGCCGATGTGCTGCCGGCGCCGTTCAGCCTGCACGCCTTCCCCCGTGGCGCGAACCCCGGCAGCTTCCTTCACGGCCTGCTGGAGTGGGCCGCCGACGAAGGTTTCGGCAGTTGCGACGCGCAGAGCCTGCGCGACCAGTTGGCGCGGCGCTGCAAGGTGCGCGGCTGGGAAAGCTGGATCGAGCCGCTGCACGGCTGGCTGCTGCAACTGCTGCACACCGAATTCCGCCTGCCCGATGCCGCGCCGGTCAGCCTCGCCACGCTATCCAGCTACCAGAAGGAAATGGAGTTCTGGTTCGCCACGCACCGGGTCGACAGCCAGCGCCTCGACCGCATCGTTACCCGCCACACCCTCGGTGGTGTGGCGCGGCCGGCACTGCAGGCGAATCATCTCAACGGCATGCTCAAGGGTTTCATCGACCTGGTGTTCGAACACCAGGGGCGCTACTACGTGGCCGACTACAAGTCCAACTGGCTCGGCGCCGACGACGACGCCTACACCGCGCCGGCCCTGCGCGAGGCCCTGCTGGAGCACCGCTACGACCTGCAGTACGCGCTGTACCTGTTCGCGTTGCACCGGCTGTTGCAGGCGCGGCTGCCCGGCTACGACTACGAACGCCACGTCGGCGGCGCCATGTACCTGTTCCTGCGCGGTAGCCAGTCGGCCACCCAGGGGATGTACCTGGAGCGGCCGCCGAAGGCGCTGATGGATGAACTGGACCGGTTGTTCCGTGCCGTCGACGAGGAGATTCCGGCATGAATGCGCCGCCCACCGACGCCTCCCAGATGCTCGACCTGCTTGGCCGCTGGGCCGAACGTGGCTGGCTGCGCGAACTGGACCGCGCCTTCGCCGTCTTCCTGGTGGAACGCGCGGCGGATGCGCATCCGCTGCTGGTTCTTGCAGCCGCGCTGGCCAGCCACCAGCTAGGCCGCGGCCATGTCTGCCTCGACCTCGAAGCCACCCTGGCCGACAGCCGTTTCGCACTGTCGCTGCCGCCAGAGGGCGACACCGCCAAGGACGCTCCCGAGCTGCCCGGTGTGCTGCTCGACGGTATGCAACTGGCAGCCTGGCAGGCTGCGCTGAACGACCCCCGGCTGGTCGGCGAAGGCGCCGGCGACACCCCGCTGGTACGGGTCGGCAAGCGCCTGTACCTGCGCCGCTACTGGCAGTACGAATGCGAAGTGCGCGCCGGCATCGATCAGCGCCTGCGCCAGGGCGAAGCGTTGCGAGCCTCACTGCCTGTCGCGCAGTTGCGCCAGGCGCTGGATGCGCTCTTCCCGAAACGGGCCGATGCTCCGGCCGACTGGCAGAAGCTCGCCTGCGCGCTGGTCGCCGGCAACGCCTTCGGCATCGTCACCGGCGGCCCCGGCACCGGCAAGACCACCACCGTGGTCAAGCTGCTGGCGCTGTTGCAGAGCCTGGCGCTGGGGGAGGGCGGCCGACCGCTGCGCATCCGCCTGGCCGCGCCCACCGGCAAGGCGGCGGCGCGCCTCAATGAATCGATTTCCGGCGCGGTGCAAGGGCTGAAACTGGACGCGCTGCCCGATGGCGAAGCGGCCCGGGCGGCGATTCCCACCGACGTCACCACGCTGCACCGCCTGCTCGGCAGCCGCCCGGACAGCCGCCAGTTCCGCCACCATGCCGGCAACCCGCTGGCGCTGGAGCTGCTGGTGGTGGACGAAGCCTCGATGGTCGACCTGGAAATGATGGCGGCATTGCTCGCCGCGCTGCCGCCCCGCGCACGGCTGATCCTGCTCGGCGACAAGGACCAGCTCGCCTCGGTGGAAGCCGGTGCGGTGCTGGGCGAGCTGTGCAGCCGCGCCCGCGACGGCCACTACCGTCCGGCCAGCCGCGATTGGCTGGAGGCCGTGACCGGCGAGCACATCGACCCGGCGCTGCTCGACGATCAGGGCAGCGACCTCGACCAGGCCGTGGCCATGTTGCGCCACAGCCACCGTTTCAGCGCCGACAGCGGCATCGGCCAGTTGGCCGAGGCGGTGAACGCAGGGGACATTGCGGCGTTGCGCAACGTCTGGAAGGCCCGTCACGAAGACCTGGCGCGCATCACCGTGGACGCCCGGGACACCCGCAGCCTGCGCGACCTGGTGGTGGATGGCGGACGCGGCGGCGACCTGTTCGGGCCGGCCGGTTATCGCCATTACCTGAGCGTGCTGGCGAGCAACCGGCCGGAGAGTGATGCCGGCCAGGCCGCGTTGGACGCCTGGGCGCGGGAAGTGCTGCAAGCCCACGGGCAATTCCAGTTGCTCTGCGCGCTGCGTCGCGGGCCCTGGGGCGTGGAAGGCTTGAACGAGCTTATCGCCGAACTGCTGCATCGTGAAGGACTGATCCCCGGTGTGCACGGCTGGTTCCTTGGCCGCCCTGTGCTGGTCACGCGCAACGACTACGGGCTGGGCCTGATGAACGGCGACATCGGCATCGCCCTGGCGCTGCCCCAGGCCGACGAAGACGGCGGTGTGCGCTGGGTGCCGCGAGTGGCGTTCCCGGCGGGCGATGGCGGCGACGAGATACGCTGGATCCTGCCCAGCCGCCTGCAAGCCGTGGAAACGGTGTTCGCCATGACCGTGCACAAATCCCAAGGCTCGGAGTTCACCCATGCGGCCCTGCTGCTGCCCGACAGCCTCAACCCCATCCTTACCCGCGAGCTGGTCTACACCGGCATCACCCGCGCCCGTAGCTGGTTCACCCTGGCCAGCGCCGGGCGTGGCTGGCACGTGCTGGAGCAGGCCACCGAGCGTCGGGTACAGCGGGCGAGCGGGTTGCTGGAGGGGTGAACGCAACGTGTGGCGATACGCTCCGACGAATGGTGCGCAAGCCGCAGCCCGCCGCGGCGCAGGCTCTGGGCCGCCACTGAGCGGCAGGCCGACGGCTGCGCCAGGCGACCTGGCGCAGTGGCCGATGAGATAGTTGCTCTCTGCATCGAAAATGTTCGAGGGCTCATGGGTTCAGGCTTGCGCCAGCGCTACCCACCAGCGCGGCCTGCGGCGGATACGAGCCTGCGCGAATCTTGTGTGCCTGCTCCCGAATTCGAACTTTTTAGATTCGTCTGATGTTCCATCCGTCGGCTTTTCGCGAGGCTGGCAATCATGAAACTCAAGCAGTTCCTCCGTCCCCAGGACTCATACTTTTCCACTCCCAAGGCTGCACGCAAGTTGTTGTGGATATTGGCCTGGGTATCGATGGTCTGCCTGGTCTGCGCGCTCAGCCTGTTCCTTGGCGCGGCGTTCAACAATGAAGTGTCGCAACTGCGCCGGCAGATGAATGCCGCCATGTTCGACGCCCAGGATTACCTCTACCAGCGCGAGTCGTTGCTGGAGCACATCAGCCGTGGCGTCACCTTCGAACAGCGCGGGCCGCTGGTGCAGTGGCGCCAGCTCAGCGCACCGGTGGCGCCCCATGAGCACATCTACGTGACGCTCGGCGATCCGGCGCGGCAGTGGAGCCTGTCGCTGTCCGGCCGCGACATGAGCGAGATGGAGCAGAAGCGCCTCAACCTGATCTACATCTCGCCGGGGGCCGAGCCGCAGGTCACGCGGCTGTACGGTTCGCCGGCACTCAACGCGGTGGTGCCGACGCAGGTGCTCGAAGCCCTGGCCGCTCCCGGAACGCAGAAGGAGGAACAACAGGTGCGTTGGCTCGCCGAGCCGTCGGACCCGCAGTCGCGCCAGTACCTGTTCACCCGCGTGGCCAGCGAGGAAGACGCCGGCTGGCTGGGCCTGGAGATGTTCGGCGCCGATATTGGCTCCGCCTTCAATGTGCCCGAGGCCGGCAGCTTCCTGTTGATGGATCGCCTGCACCGGGCCCTGCTCGGTACCTCCGTCACGCCCTTGCTGGGCCAGCAGTTCAGCGGGTTGTGGGAGCACGATACCTTCTCCTTCAGCGGCCCGGGCCTGATTCCCCAGCACCTGGCGCTGCTCAAGCACCTGGGCAGCTCCGACTGGTCGCTGATCTACTACTTCGACCTGGCCTCCCTGCTGCTTCCGCTCTGGCCCAAGCTGGCGGCCTCGCTGGTGCTGCTGATGACCGGCGCGTTCAGCGTGTGGGGCCTGAGCCGGCGTATCGACCGCCGCCTGATCATCCCCGCGCAGCGGCGCCTGGAGGCCCTGGTGGAGAGCGAGCGCTTCTCCCGCACGATGATCCAGACCGCGCCGGTCGCTCTCTGCGTGGTGCGCCGCAACGACGCCGCCGTGGTCCTGGAAAACCGCCTCGCCCAGCAATGGCTGGGAGGTGGCGAGGCGCGCCGGCAGTGGGTCTGCGGCTGGCTCGAGCGCGCCTTCGAGTGCGGTAGCGATGGCGGCTCCGACGAGATCGACACCGTCACCGGCAAGCACCTCTACCTGTGCTTCACGCCGACCCGCTACAAGGGCGCGGAAGTGCTCTGCTGCGCCTTCAGCGACATCAGTGCGCGCAAGCAGACCGAGCAGGCGCTGGCCGAAGCCAAGCGCCTGTCCGACGCCGCCAACGAAGCCAAGACACTGTTCCTTGCCACCATGAGCCATGAAATCCGCACGCCGCTGTATGGCGTGCTGGGCACCCTGGAGCTGCTTGGCCGCACAGCGCTGGACCATCAGCAGTCCGGCTACCTGCGGGCGATCCAGCGCTCGTCCGCCACGTTGCTGCAACTGATCAGCGATGTACTCGACGTCTCCAAGATCGAGGTCGGCCAACTGGGCCTGGAGCTGGTGGAGTTCTCACCCGTGGAACTGACCCTCGACGCGGTGGATTCCTACGCCGCGGCGGCCCGGGCCAAGGGGCTGCAGGTCTACGCGATCTGTGATCCGCAGATGCCCGAGCGGGTGCTGGGCGACTCTTCCCGCATCCAGCAGATACTCAACAACCTGTTGAGCAACGCAGTGAAGTTCACCGACAGCGGCCGCATCGTCATACGTGTGCGCGCCGACGTGCTGGAGGGACGCCAGTTGCTGGTGCACTGGCAGGTCACCGATACCGGCATCGGCATCCCCGCCGACATGCAGGACCACCTCTTCGACCCGTTCTTCCAGGTCACCGGCCACGCCCGCGTAGCCGGTGGCACCGGCCTCGGGCTGTCCATCTGCAAGCGCCTGGCCGACCTCATGCACGGCCAGTTGCGGGTCGTCAGCGATGTCGGCCTGGGCAGCAGCTTTTCCCTCAGCCTGCCGCTGCAGCGGGTAGACGCGCCGCCCGGCAACGAACCGCGCCTGTGTGCCTCGCTGGTTTGGGTGCATGCGCCCAGCCGCGAGCTGGCCGAGAGCCTGTGCGGCTGGATCAACCGTTGGGGCGCTCGGGCCCAGGTGGTGCAGGTGGACCAGCCGTTCGAGCAAGACACCGGCTCGGTGCTGTTGGATGTGCGTTTCAACCCGAACGAGCGTACGCCGCTGCCGGCCTGGCAAGGCTGCCGCGTTGTGGTCTCCGATGTCGGCGGCGAGCAGCCGCGCCAGCAAGACTGCGACTGGCACGTCGGCCGCTACAACCTCTCCGGCATCTACCGCGCCATCGCTCTGGCGCAGGGCTGCAACTCCGCCGACTCCGCCCGCCAGGCCGATTCCCCGAGCGATGGTGCGCTCGGCCTGCGAGTGCTGCTGGTGGAGGACAACCCGATCAACCAACTGATCCTGCGCGACCAACTGGAAACCCTCGGCTGCAGCGTGGAACTCGCCGCCGATGGCAAGCAGGCCCTGGGCCGCTGGCAGGACGGCGCGTTCGACGCGGTGCTCACCGACGTCAACATGCCCAACATGAACGGCTACGAGCTGACCCGCGCACTGCGCCAACGGGGGTGCCGGGTGCCCATCGTCGGCGCCACCGCCAACGCCATGCACGAGGAAAACGAGCGCTGCCTGGCGGCGGGCATGGACCGTTGCCTGCTCAAGCCCGTGGACCTGCGAACCCTGCGTCAGTGCCTCACCACCCTGCCCACGGAGGCACACGCATGCGGCCCCAGCGAATCCTGATCGTCGAAGACCAGCCGTTCCAGCGCGAATACCTGCTCAACCTGTTCCGCGAGCTGGGAGCGCAGGAGCTGCGCGCCGCCGAAGATGGTAGCGACGCCCTGCGTTGCCTGGAGCAAGAACGCTTCGATCTGGTGGTCAGCGACCTGATGATGCCCGGCCTGGACGGCGTGCAGTTGATCCAGCGGCTCGCCGCGCTGGAAAGCCCGCCGCTGCTGGCGATCATGAGTTCCGCCCCGCGCCAGTTGATGGGCAGCGCCTGCATGGTCGCGCGAGCCCACGGCATCGCCGTGCTGGAACAGATCGCCAAGCCCGCCCGGGCGCCGACCATCCGCCGCCTGCTCGACAAGCTCGCCACGCGCCTGGAGCGTTCCGAGCGCCGTGCCCGGCAGCCGCTGCCGGCACCAACCGGCGAGGAGCTGGAGCGCGCCCTGCGCCGGGGCGAGCTGCGTGCCTGGTTCCAGCCGAAGTCGTCGCTTATCGATGGCCGCATTGTCGCTGCCGAAGCGCTGGTGCGCTGGGAGCACCCGCAACTGGGCGTACTGCGCCCGCCGGACTTCATGGCCGAGCTCACCAGTGCCGGGCTGGACGAAACATTGCTATGGTGCATGCTGGCGCAGGCGATCGATGCCCAGGCCGAGTGGGCGCGGCAGGGCTTTCGCCTGACGGTCGCGGTGAACCTGCCCACCCACCTGCTGGACGATCGCGGGCTGCCGGATCGGCTGGCGGCATTCGTCGCCGAAGCCGGTGCGGTACCCGCGCATATCGTCTTCGAGTTGCTCGAATGCAGCCGCACTGTCTCCCCGGCCAACTACTACGCCGGCACCTGCCGCCTGCGCATGAAGGGTTTCGGGCTTGCCCAGGACGATTTCGGTCAGGGCTACAGCTCGCTGTACAACCTGGTTTCCACGCCCTTCACCGAACTGAAGATCGACCGCATGCTGGTCCACGGCTGTGTGGATGACGAAGGGCTCGCGGCCGCGCTGGAGAGTATCGTCAAGCTTGGCCGGCAACTGGGCCTGGAAGTGATCGCCGAAGGCGTGGAGCACCCGGACGAGCTGGCCCTGCTGCGGCGCCTGCGTTGCGACTGCGCGCAGGGCCACCTGATTTCGGAACCTGTGCCGCCGCCGGTCTTCACCCGCCTGCTGTGTCAGGAGAGGCCAGCCGTTGCGCATTGACACATAGCATGAAGAAGTCGAATGCCTGAACCAACCGGGCCTGCGGGTGACATCGCAGGTCGCTGAATCTCCCACCCACATCTACAGTCTGCTGGTACTTGGCGAGCAATCGCCGCCATTTTCCGCAAGACCGGACGCATTTCTGCATGAAGGAACACGACAACGGCTCGATCCGCAAGTTGGCCAGCAGCTCGCTGCGTCTCAACGTCGTGCTGCTGTGTGCCGTTTCGCTCGCCCTGATGCTGGTGGGGGCCTGCTACTGGGCGCTGGGACGGCTGGTGCAGGAGGAGCGCGACAAGGTTCACTTCCACTTCAGCCGCCTGGTGGGCGATATCCACGAGCACGAGGCGTTCCTCTACCGGATCGCCCAGCAGAGCGACGAATCAACGCAGCGCCAGGACCTCAACATAATCCCCCTGCAGCGCCGCCTGCTGGTGCGCGAAGACGGCATGGAAATCCATGAGGGCCGCGAATTCTCTTTCGCCATGCCCTTCACCCTGGCCCTGCAGGTGCGCCCTATCGACCCCCGGGACAGGCCGGGAACCTTCTCCCTTGGGGTGATGCTGGCGAACTTCTACAGCAGCTACTGGAGTGGGTCGTCCTTCCCCTCGCCGCAACTGCTGGTGCTCGATCTGCATGGGCCGACCAGCATCGCCGTCCCCTCCATCGGCAACTTCCGGGATCTGCGCCCGCTCACGCGGCGCAACTACCTGCCGATCATCGACGCGGTGCGCAAGGTCCTGGAGGCGCGCCAGCCCCAGCGCAGCGATGCGCAGGTGCACTGGGCGCAGGCGCAGCGGCATACCGCTTCTGGCGGGCTGGAACTGCTCGCCTACGTCAGCCTCGACCTGCCCGATGCGCTCTGGTGGGAGTCCGACCTCGACCGCCGTGTGGTGGCGGTGTCGTTGCTGGATCTGGATCGAATCAACGACTTCGAGCAGGTCCTGGACCGGCCCGTGTTCGATGAACTGGAACTGGTGTCGCCCAATGGGACCGTGCTGGTCAATACCCTGGGCGAGGCCACCGACTTCGAGGATGGCCTGAACATCGACGCCAGCGGCCTGGTGTTCAAGATCCGCAGCGAATTCGACGGCGGCTGGACGGCGTTCTACCGGCTCAGCTACAGCAGCTTCTTCCGCTACGCCAAGTGGCAGGTCCTGGGTGGGCTGGCGCTGCTGTTCGGTGGCCTGGCCGGAGGCTGGGTAGCCATGCGCTGGTACGCGCGGCGGGTGGTAGGCCCGGCGCGCCAGGCACACCTGGACATCGTCGAGAGCGACGCCTTCAGCCGCGCAGTGATCCAGACCGCCCCGGTCGCCCTGTGCGTGTTGCGCCGCGACAACCACCAGGTGGTGATGCAGAATCGCCTGGCCGAGCTGTGGCTGGGCGACGCCGAGGCCATCACCCGGCTCAGCCGCG
The Pseudomonas triclosanedens DNA segment above includes these coding regions:
- the recD gene encoding exodeoxyribonuclease V subunit alpha; protein product: MNAPPTDASQMLDLLGRWAERGWLRELDRAFAVFLVERAADAHPLLVLAAALASHQLGRGHVCLDLEATLADSRFALSLPPEGDTAKDAPELPGVLLDGMQLAAWQAALNDPRLVGEGAGDTPLVRVGKRLYLRRYWQYECEVRAGIDQRLRQGEALRASLPVAQLRQALDALFPKRADAPADWQKLACALVAGNAFGIVTGGPGTGKTTTVVKLLALLQSLALGEGGRPLRIRLAAPTGKAAARLNESISGAVQGLKLDALPDGEAARAAIPTDVTTLHRLLGSRPDSRQFRHHAGNPLALELLVVDEASMVDLEMMAALLAALPPRARLILLGDKDQLASVEAGAVLGELCSRARDGHYRPASRDWLEAVTGEHIDPALLDDQGSDLDQAVAMLRHSHRFSADSGIGQLAEAVNAGDIAALRNVWKARHEDLARITVDARDTRSLRDLVVDGGRGGDLFGPAGYRHYLSVLASNRPESDAGQAALDAWAREVLQAHGQFQLLCALRRGPWGVEGLNELIAELLHREGLIPGVHGWFLGRPVLVTRNDYGLGLMNGDIGIALALPQADEDGGVRWVPRVAFPAGDGGDEIRWILPSRLQAVETVFAMTVHKSQGSEFTHAALLLPDSLNPILTRELVYTGITRARSWFTLASAGRGWHVLEQATERRVQRASGLLEG
- a CDS encoding ATP-binding protein translates to MKLKQFLRPQDSYFSTPKAARKLLWILAWVSMVCLVCALSLFLGAAFNNEVSQLRRQMNAAMFDAQDYLYQRESLLEHISRGVTFEQRGPLVQWRQLSAPVAPHEHIYVTLGDPARQWSLSLSGRDMSEMEQKRLNLIYISPGAEPQVTRLYGSPALNAVVPTQVLEALAAPGTQKEEQQVRWLAEPSDPQSRQYLFTRVASEEDAGWLGLEMFGADIGSAFNVPEAGSFLLMDRLHRALLGTSVTPLLGQQFSGLWEHDTFSFSGPGLIPQHLALLKHLGSSDWSLIYYFDLASLLLPLWPKLAASLVLLMTGAFSVWGLSRRIDRRLIIPAQRRLEALVESERFSRTMIQTAPVALCVVRRNDAAVVLENRLAQQWLGGGEARRQWVCGWLERAFECGSDGGSDEIDTVTGKHLYLCFTPTRYKGAEVLCCAFSDISARKQTEQALAEAKRLSDAANEAKTLFLATMSHEIRTPLYGVLGTLELLGRTALDHQQSGYLRAIQRSSATLLQLISDVLDVSKIEVGQLGLELVEFSPVELTLDAVDSYAAAARAKGLQVYAICDPQMPERVLGDSSRIQQILNNLLSNAVKFTDSGRIVIRVRADVLEGRQLLVHWQVTDTGIGIPADMQDHLFDPFFQVTGHARVAGGTGLGLSICKRLADLMHGQLRVVSDVGLGSSFSLSLPLQRVDAPPGNEPRLCASLVWVHAPSRELAESLCGWINRWGARAQVVQVDQPFEQDTGSVLLDVRFNPNERTPLPAWQGCRVVVSDVGGEQPRQQDCDWHVGRYNLSGIYRAIALAQGCNSADSARQADSPSDGALGLRVLLVEDNPINQLILRDQLETLGCSVELAADGKQALGRWQDGAFDAVLTDVNMPNMNGYELTRALRQRGCRVPIVGATANAMHEENERCLAAGMDRCLLKPVDLRTLRQCLTTLPTEAHACGPSES
- a CDS encoding EAL domain-containing response regulator — protein: MRPQRILIVEDQPFQREYLLNLFRELGAQELRAAEDGSDALRCLEQERFDLVVSDLMMPGLDGVQLIQRLAALESPPLLAIMSSAPRQLMGSACMVARAHGIAVLEQIAKPARAPTIRRLLDKLATRLERSERRARQPLPAPTGEELERALRRGELRAWFQPKSSLIDGRIVAAEALVRWEHPQLGVLRPPDFMAELTSAGLDETLLWCMLAQAIDAQAEWARQGFRLTVAVNLPTHLLDDRGLPDRLAAFVAEAGAVPAHIVFELLECSRTVSPANYYAGTCRLRMKGFGLAQDDFGQGYSSLYNLVSTPFTELKIDRMLVHGCVDDEGLAAALESIVKLGRQLGLEVIAEGVEHPDELALLRRLRCDCAQGHLISEPVPPPVFTRLLCQERPAVAH